One Aureibacillus halotolerans DNA segment encodes these proteins:
- a CDS encoding L-rhamnose mutarotase, with amino-acid sequence MKRYMFIMSCKPGSEVEYEKRHKEVFPEMLEALQRNGFHNYSIFMEGNTLYAYVETNDLEAANKRMEAEPANTKWQSYMSDILEMDENGQPKMKLIQHEVFHLD; translated from the coding sequence ATGAAACGGTATATGTTTATCATGTCTTGCAAACCAGGCTCAGAAGTAGAATACGAGAAGCGCCATAAAGAGGTGTTTCCAGAGATGCTAGAGGCCCTGCAACGAAACGGTTTTCACAATTACAGTATTTTTATGGAAGGCAATACGCTATACGCTTATGTGGAAACGAATGATCTTGAAGCGGCGAACAAACGAATGGAAGCAGAGCCTGCCAATACAAAATGGCAATCGTACATGAGTGATATCCTCGAAATGGACGAGAACGGACAGCCGAAAATGAAGCTCATTCAGCATGAAGTGTTTCATCTCGATTGA
- a CDS encoding stalk domain-containing protein, protein MTVNGNRVDLDTEAVVTNDTTMVPSRYLAEGLDIKVTLEAKYRRIGLESEMFFKESEQWKLEELHNRDMSFEGELVPLTAVYSDVPFRGFPNSGRLKVYVANISGQVVKEHQLHWSAFNYVGPDSYAYGTFGITDPMDGTGLNETDLPSGDVFMHQILKKSYDTSTSGKHKYLFMHFFKSDHEFADN, encoded by the coding sequence ATGACGGTGAATGGAAACCGTGTGGATTTGGACACGGAGGCTGTCGTAACGAATGACACGACAATGGTGCCATCGCGATATTTAGCAGAGGGTCTTGACATCAAAGTCACTTTGGAAGCAAAATACCGAAGGATTGGGCTGGAAAGTGAGATGTTTTTTAAGGAGAGCGAGCAATGGAAGCTGGAGGAGCTGCATAATCGAGACATGAGTTTTGAAGGCGAATTGGTGCCGTTAACAGCTGTGTATAGCGATGTTCCTTTCAGAGGGTTTCCGAATAGTGGGCGACTCAAAGTATACGTGGCCAATATTTCTGGCCAGGTCGTAAAAGAACATCAATTGCATTGGAGTGCTTTTAATTATGTAGGTCCAGACTCTTACGCATACGGGACGTTTGGAATAACCGATCCGATGGATGGAACAGGTCTTAATGAAACCGACTTGCCTTCAGGTGATGTGTTTATGCATCAGATCCTTAAAAAATCGTACGATACTTCAACATCTGGAAAACATAAATACTTGTTTATGCACTTCTTTAAATCCGATCATGAGTTTGCAGATAATTAA
- a CDS encoding response regulator transcription factor, with product MAQIMIVEDDPKIATLLQQQLHKYDHHVFVVTDFADIMGDFHKLKPDIVLLDINLPRFDGYYWCRQIRNESICPVLFISARTGEMDQILALENGADDFITKPFHAEVVMAKIRSHLRRAYGEYAAKSTEQVIEQHGLVLYPERLELNFAEKTVSLTKKEADTIERLMDRFPRVTSREDLLEKLWDVEAYVDENTLNVNITRVRKKFAELGLNDIVETVRGAGYRLHVTWAGKGDT from the coding sequence ATGGCACAAATTATGATCGTTGAGGACGATCCTAAAATTGCAACACTGCTTCAACAACAATTGCATAAATACGATCATCATGTTTTTGTGGTCACAGACTTTGCTGACATCATGGGTGATTTTCATAAGCTCAAGCCTGACATTGTCTTGCTGGACATTAATTTGCCGCGCTTTGATGGGTATTACTGGTGTCGCCAAATTCGGAATGAGTCGATTTGTCCGGTGTTGTTTATTTCGGCGCGAACGGGTGAAATGGACCAAATTTTGGCGCTGGAAAATGGCGCAGATGATTTTATTACGAAACCCTTTCATGCAGAAGTCGTGATGGCGAAAATCCGCAGTCATTTGCGTCGTGCCTATGGGGAATATGCTGCAAAGTCAACTGAACAAGTCATCGAACAGCATGGACTTGTTCTTTACCCAGAACGATTAGAGCTTAACTTTGCAGAAAAAACAGTCTCCTTAACAAAAAAAGAAGCGGATACGATTGAACGTCTTATGGACCGTTTTCCTAGAGTGACTAGCAGGGAAGACTTGCTTGAAAAACTTTGGGATGTGGAAGCGTATGTCGATGAGAATACATTAAATGTCAACATCACGCGTGTGCGGAAGAAATTTGCTGAGCTTGGGCTTAACGATATTGTTGAAACTGTGAGAGGGGCGGGGTATCGATTACATGTCACATGGGCAGGAAAGGGTGATACGTAA
- a CDS encoding stalk domain-containing protein, which produces MKRTLLCFIGLISVFIFANVPTASATYVKKEDVHMKLNEAYVIYSHQTMPYVDERDRTLVPLRLVADLLKGAETSWNESKQEVTITFNGLRL; this is translated from the coding sequence TTGAAGAGAACACTACTTTGTTTTATTGGTCTCATAAGTGTGTTCATTTTTGCGAATGTTCCAACCGCTTCTGCAACATATGTTAAAAAAGAAGATGTGCATATGAAACTGAATGAGGCCTATGTCATTTACTCGCACCAGACAATGCCGTATGTAGATGAACGAGATCGGACGCTTGTCCCCCTTCGACTCGTTGCTGACCTGTTAAAAGGCGCGGAAACCTCTTGGAATGAAAGCAAGCAAGAGGTTACCATTACGTTTAATGGTTTACGATTGTGA
- a CDS encoding DoxX family protein, with amino-acid sequence MFRFFLVFLFTFTFTLGLNYFGASYFGDLLTCVRVSLSTMFFVAGMAHFGKHRAQLIQMIPPSFPKAEKIVFFAGVLLIAGAIGMVIPITQIWAAACLAILVVSFLPANIRAAELKLLFLGKPSPSLLTTTLFLLVLCFLLLIVA; translated from the coding sequence ATGTTTCGTTTTTTTCTCGTATTTCTCTTTACTTTCACCTTTACTTTAGGGCTTAACTATTTTGGTGCTAGCTATTTTGGCGATTTGTTAACATGCGTTAGAGTGTCCCTTAGTACGATGTTTTTCGTGGCAGGAATGGCCCACTTTGGCAAGCACCGTGCTCAGCTCATCCAGATGATTCCCCCCAGCTTTCCGAAAGCAGAAAAGATTGTTTTTTTCGCAGGAGTTCTCCTCATCGCAGGGGCGATTGGCATGGTAATTCCAATCACTCAAATATGGGCTGCGGCATGCTTAGCCATACTTGTCGTTAGCTTTTTGCCAGCCAATATACGCGCAGCTGAGTTAAAACTATTGTTTCTGGGGAAGCCGTCTCCATCCCTTCTTACGACCACTTTGTTCCTTTTGGTGCTTTGCTTTCTATTGCTAATTGTCGCTTAA
- a CDS encoding methyltransferase domain-containing protein, which produces MSEGMKLEDVVCIGRTHGEYLALFDLASERLKGLRVLDCPAGVCSFTADACQHGVDAVASDRAYAFDASALYEKGTQDIVTTMKALEPIQDRYVWSTYQTIEGLTAFRREALEKSTAHRKRSPERYVEASLPQLPFTDSSFDLVLSANFLFLYEEHFDEAFHVQALQELIRVSSREVRVYPIVGLNGKPSIHLDACIRLAEAQGCRVTQADVPYEFLKGASRMLLVEK; this is translated from the coding sequence ATGAGTGAAGGAATGAAATTAGAGGATGTTGTTTGCATAGGGCGAACGCATGGAGAATACTTGGCATTGTTTGATTTGGCATCAGAACGTTTAAAAGGCCTACGCGTGCTTGATTGTCCAGCAGGTGTCTGCTCGTTTACAGCGGATGCTTGCCAACATGGAGTTGATGCTGTCGCAAGTGATCGCGCGTATGCATTTGATGCCTCTGCGCTTTATGAAAAAGGAACGCAAGACATCGTTACAACGATGAAAGCACTGGAACCGATACAGGATCGGTATGTATGGAGCACCTATCAGACAATCGAAGGGCTCACCGCCTTTAGGCGAGAAGCACTTGAAAAATCAACAGCACATCGTAAGCGTTCACCAGAGCGCTACGTGGAAGCAAGTTTGCCCCAGCTTCCTTTTACGGACAGCAGCTTTGATCTTGTGTTGTCGGCGAATTTTCTATTTTTATATGAAGAGCATTTTGATGAAGCCTTTCATGTTCAAGCGTTGCAAGAGCTGATTCGCGTGAGTTCTCGGGAAGTTCGCGTTTATCCAATCGTTGGGCTTAACGGCAAACCATCAATACATTTGGACGCCTGTATCCGTTTGGCAGAGGCGCAAGGGTGCCGAGTCACTCAAGCGGATGTCCCCTATGAATTTTTAAAAGGGGCCTCACGTATGCTTCTTGTTGAAAAATAA
- a CDS encoding DegV family protein — protein MQPISIVTDSTLDLPDHLLEMYEVHVVPLTITLDNTSYTDRVDISAHEFLLKLKQSEDLPKTSQPAVGQFVSIYEELAKKGHQVLSIHMTGGMSGTVESARTAASQVDADVTVVDSLYTSSALGFQVLEAAKMAAENYSMASIVTRLNEVRASTTLMIMVDTLEYLKKGGRIGRVKALIGSLLKRKPVARLEEGTLSPINSVRTHSQVMKQFMQTFEEETKGRVTRRIAIAHADAEALAQTLKEKLLTVTSAEMFIVDTTAVVTAHTGPGALALMYYTDQE, from the coding sequence ATGCAGCCTATTTCGATTGTCACTGACTCAACGTTAGACTTACCAGACCATTTATTAGAAATGTATGAGGTCCATGTCGTTCCGCTAACGATTACCCTCGACAATACATCATATACCGACCGTGTGGATATTAGTGCACATGAGTTTTTATTAAAATTAAAGCAATCAGAGGACTTACCAAAGACATCTCAGCCCGCAGTGGGTCAGTTTGTTTCAATCTATGAAGAATTAGCCAAAAAAGGACATCAGGTGCTTTCGATTCATATGACGGGCGGCATGAGTGGGACGGTTGAATCAGCAAGGACGGCTGCCTCACAGGTCGACGCCGATGTAACGGTCGTGGATTCGTTGTATACATCAAGCGCTCTAGGATTTCAGGTGTTAGAAGCAGCAAAAATGGCAGCTGAAAATTACTCTATGGCTTCGATCGTAACTCGACTAAACGAAGTTAGAGCCTCAACCACACTTATGATTATGGTGGATACGCTTGAATATTTGAAAAAGGGTGGACGCATTGGCCGAGTCAAAGCGCTTATAGGTTCTTTGTTAAAGCGAAAGCCTGTAGCTCGACTTGAAGAAGGCACATTGAGTCCGATCAACTCTGTGCGTACACATTCTCAGGTGATGAAACAATTTATGCAAACATTTGAAGAGGAAACAAAGGGTCGTGTGACGCGCAGAATAGCGATTGCCCATGCAGATGCAGAGGCTTTGGCTCAAACGTTAAAGGAAAAACTGCTTACTGTGACTTCGGCAGAAATGTTCATTGTTGACACGACGGCAGTTGTTACGGCACACACAGGACCTGGTGCCCTCGCATTAATGTATTATACCGATCAAGAGTAG
- a CDS encoding MFS transporter, whose amino-acid sequence MLPILLNKNVLWLFIGRLITNIGDSLYYVASMWLVFTLSDSSFYTGLAGFLILLPKALQFLTGPFVDRWAIKKTLVITQLLQAVLICLLPLAYAVDMLTVPFILTVMPLIACIEEFAYPSQTKALPLLVEKERLVDANGLFSFAYQGVDLLCNALAGMLVMLVGAVTVYLIDSVTFAIAALCFSLVTIPAKRRMTTDKPTMTAAAKSYAKDLREGFSVVFRSFMYIFLIGSTMVNLCIGMSMAVMPAFSSSYGGAEMYGGMQAAMAGGSLIGALLGSVLGKYNIGVAAILSFFLGGVAWMTAALVPIPTVTIICFALAWIPMGAVNVLLAGVTQSMIPNRLLGRVNSVMTSMSVVSMPIGSLAGGYLATLMGSHLLFTLSGTGLFAIAVVWLLHPTLRQLPKAKEMEPSTFGF is encoded by the coding sequence ATGCTTCCCATCCTTCTAAACAAGAATGTTCTATGGTTGTTTATCGGCCGTCTCATCACAAATATTGGCGACAGCTTATACTATGTTGCATCTATGTGGCTTGTGTTTACACTGAGTGACAGCTCTTTTTATACAGGGTTAGCTGGTTTTCTCATTCTTCTACCGAAAGCATTACAGTTTCTCACAGGCCCTTTTGTAGATCGATGGGCGATCAAAAAAACACTGGTGATTACACAGCTCCTCCAGGCGGTGTTGATTTGCTTGCTACCGCTTGCCTATGCCGTGGATATGCTCACCGTCCCATTTATTCTAACGGTGATGCCATTGATCGCTTGTATTGAAGAATTTGCCTACCCAAGTCAAACCAAGGCGTTGCCTTTATTGGTAGAGAAGGAGAGACTCGTTGATGCCAATGGGTTGTTCTCATTTGCTTATCAGGGTGTGGATCTGCTCTGCAATGCCTTAGCAGGAATGCTAGTGATGCTGGTCGGTGCAGTAACGGTGTATCTGATAGATTCAGTCACTTTTGCCATTGCCGCACTTTGCTTTTCACTCGTGACCATTCCTGCGAAACGACGAATGACAACAGACAAACCGACGATGACGGCCGCTGCCAAATCGTACGCAAAAGACCTTAGAGAAGGATTTTCCGTCGTTTTTCGTTCATTTATGTATATCTTTTTGATCGGATCGACAATGGTCAATCTCTGCATCGGGATGTCGATGGCCGTTATGCCCGCCTTTTCGAGTAGCTATGGAGGAGCTGAGATGTATGGAGGGATGCAGGCAGCGATGGCAGGTGGCTCACTCATTGGTGCATTGCTCGGGTCTGTTTTAGGAAAATACAATATAGGGGTCGCTGCTATTCTATCGTTTTTCCTTGGTGGCGTGGCTTGGATGACGGCAGCACTTGTGCCGATTCCAACAGTCACGATCATTTGTTTCGCTTTGGCGTGGATTCCGATGGGTGCGGTCAATGTGCTGTTGGCAGGTGTCACCCAATCGATGATTCCGAACCGACTTTTAGGACGTGTCAATTCAGTCATGACGTCCATGAGTGTGGTGAGTATGCCCATCGGATCTCTTGCTGGAGGATATTTGGCTACATTGATGGGAAGTCATCTTCTATTCACCCTGTCCGGAACAGGGCTATTTGCCATCGCAGTTGTTTGGCTCCTGCATCCAACTTTGAGGCAGCTTCCAAAAGCCAAAGAGATGGAGCCAAGTACGTTCGGTTTTTGA
- a CDS encoding YqeB family protein: MTHVGLSKAGKVAFFIGPLVLCGILGWFLPVLLYWAMTIEWLPLPGWLEKLSLLKGFWVPFATTALGLIAGAWLADVIKKETLDVVLTDCKVEATLNREKTIFIKKDIQYVFLNHSNLVIVGFTGREWLHAEHASTKKRVRDAFISHGYPWIDTDPFQNDYRLWVPDTTELPPSANAILTERAKAMKKDKTKDVKLLKREVEKLGVTVQNKEKHQYWRLHKEV; this comes from the coding sequence ATGACTCATGTAGGTCTATCAAAGGCAGGAAAAGTTGCCTTTTTCATAGGTCCTCTTGTTCTGTGTGGGATCTTGGGCTGGTTCTTGCCAGTGCTCCTTTATTGGGCAATGACGATAGAGTGGCTGCCACTCCCAGGTTGGCTTGAAAAACTGTCTTTGTTAAAAGGGTTCTGGGTCCCATTTGCCACAACGGCTCTAGGTCTAATCGCAGGTGCTTGGCTCGCGGATGTGATAAAAAAAGAAACCTTAGACGTTGTTCTGACAGATTGTAAGGTGGAGGCAACGTTAAACAGAGAAAAAACGATTTTTATAAAAAAGGATATACAGTATGTTTTTCTCAACCACTCCAACTTAGTGATCGTAGGGTTCACTGGTCGTGAATGGCTACACGCAGAACACGCCTCTACAAAAAAACGTGTACGTGATGCTTTCATTTCTCATGGCTACCCTTGGATTGATACAGACCCCTTCCAGAACGATTATCGTCTCTGGGTGCCTGATACAACTGAATTGCCTCCGAGTGCAAACGCGATTTTGACAGAAAGAGCTAAAGCAATGAAAAAGGACAAAACGAAGGATGTCAAACTACTCAAACGCGAGGTTGAAAAACTGGGGGTGACCGTTCAAAACAAAGAAAAACATCAGTACTGGCGCTTGCACAAAGAAGTATAA
- a CDS encoding DUF6398 domain-containing protein encodes MSTKKEKVAEKKKQLKELSLAFSQEHLNSEYDEVIEKLIDKMGRKREVPFLTGRMDIWAAAVVHSLGTINFLFDKSFEPYVAVSDICEFFNTKQSTSVQKSKVIRDMFKMSYYDNEFSTASMSESSPFNSMSMMNGFLLSNDLVKDKVVEWEAEVAKILGIDELDPSKDYHDSDIFRFLAVTPERLETFYTYLQDNLSFPFDAMYEEENGPTSVLQMDVTCVQLNQDIKIDDIYAILIDVKIDEGVVTLPLGSMTVSSKNQNADLIELYNHWFWVYHS; translated from the coding sequence ATGTCAACAAAAAAAGAAAAAGTAGCCGAAAAGAAAAAGCAACTAAAAGAATTATCCCTGGCATTCAGCCAAGAGCATTTAAATAGCGAGTATGATGAAGTGATTGAAAAACTTATTGATAAAATGGGTAGAAAGAGAGAGGTTCCTTTTTTAACAGGTCGTATGGATATTTGGGCAGCTGCAGTCGTTCATTCTCTTGGAACAATTAATTTCTTATTTGACAAATCGTTTGAACCTTATGTGGCGGTCTCGGACATTTGCGAATTTTTCAATACAAAGCAAAGCACAAGCGTACAAAAGTCAAAAGTAATCAGAGACATGTTTAAAATGTCTTATTACGATAATGAATTTTCTACAGCTTCAATGAGTGAATCAAGTCCCTTTAACAGCATGTCAATGATGAATGGGTTCCTTCTTTCTAATGACCTTGTAAAAGATAAAGTCGTAGAATGGGAGGCCGAAGTTGCTAAAATCCTTGGCATCGATGAATTAGACCCGTCAAAAGATTATCATGATAGTGACATTTTTAGATTTCTGGCAGTTACTCCAGAAAGGCTTGAAACGTTTTATACATATTTACAGGACAATTTGTCATTTCCTTTTGACGCGATGTATGAAGAAGAGAATGGGCCAACGTCGGTTTTGCAAATGGATGTCACATGTGTTCAACTAAATCAAGATATAAAAATTGACGATATCTATGCGATCTTAATCGATGTGAAAATTGATGAAGGAGTAGTGACCCTTCCATTAGGATCAATGACTGTTAGTAGCAAAAATCAAAATGCAGATCTCATTGAGCTTTACAACCATTGGTTTTGGGTGTATCATTCCTAA
- a CDS encoding SOS response-associated peptidase: MCGRFTLTASNEEIAETFQVTIPAENWARYNIAPTQNVLAIVGDANGRKKAGYLRWGLVPSWAKDVNIGHKLINARAETLAEKPAFKRLLPRRRCLIPANSFYEWTRQGDAKQPYRIALEKENVFAFAGLWDRWTDGKEEIVSCVIVTTAPNGFMSPLHDRMPVILSENTQQLWLDAKEKDPSLLTSILVPYVHKMKAYAVSKAVNSPKNEDASVVEPI; the protein is encoded by the coding sequence ATGTGTGGGCGTTTTACACTTACTGCTTCAAACGAGGAAATTGCCGAAACGTTTCAAGTAACCATCCCAGCGGAGAATTGGGCAAGATACAATATCGCCCCAACGCAAAACGTGCTTGCCATTGTAGGTGATGCTAATGGACGTAAAAAAGCAGGTTATTTGCGTTGGGGGCTTGTGCCATCGTGGGCAAAGGACGTCAACATTGGCCATAAACTCATTAATGCACGTGCTGAAACGCTAGCTGAAAAACCAGCTTTTAAGCGGTTACTCCCCCGACGTCGTTGTTTGATTCCTGCAAACTCCTTTTATGAATGGACCCGGCAAGGCGACGCAAAACAACCGTATCGAATTGCACTGGAGAAGGAAAACGTCTTTGCCTTCGCTGGTTTATGGGACCGCTGGACAGACGGCAAGGAAGAGATCGTTTCCTGTGTAATTGTCACTACAGCGCCTAATGGATTCATGTCTCCCTTGCATGATCGCATGCCCGTCATTCTCTCCGAAAACACCCAACAGCTGTGGCTCGATGCCAAAGAGAAAGACCCCTCTTTGTTGACATCAATTTTGGTGCCTTATGTTCATAAGATGAAGGCATATGCTGTATCAAAAGCTGTCAACTCTCCCAAAAATGAAGATGCTTCTGTGGTTGAGCCCATATAA
- a CDS encoding TetR/AcrR family transcriptional regulator, with amino-acid sequence MQKKELTSQQIIDVAFGLFAKHGIDRTSLAMIAKEIGISKPAIYYHFDSKEALIQAIFEIVFRDYKFENDFDLEAFTKDNFASLLFESGMKTLPDDAPEHQVMYRVLMEFVVLSGRDATYAERLKTMQLDYIKGFQSLITKGIALGVCKPEHTEASAQSLALLLDNLSSYRFMGIAVDAELVWRLAVNHVLLREDV; translated from the coding sequence ATGCAAAAAAAAGAACTCACCTCTCAGCAGATTATTGACGTGGCTTTTGGCCTCTTTGCAAAACATGGCATTGACCGGACGAGCTTGGCGATGATCGCGAAAGAAATCGGCATTTCAAAACCAGCCATATATTATCATTTCGATTCAAAGGAAGCATTAATTCAGGCGATCTTTGAAATCGTTTTTCGTGATTACAAGTTTGAAAATGATTTCGACCTTGAAGCGTTTACGAAGGATAATTTCGCCTCCCTTCTTTTTGAGAGTGGGATGAAAACGTTGCCGGACGATGCTCCAGAGCATCAGGTGATGTACCGGGTTCTTATGGAATTCGTGGTGCTCTCAGGTCGAGATGCTACTTATGCAGAACGACTAAAAACGATGCAGTTGGATTATATAAAAGGCTTTCAATCACTTATTACAAAGGGAATCGCGTTAGGCGTTTGTAAACCCGAGCATACTGAAGCAAGTGCTCAATCACTTGCCCTACTGCTTGATAATCTGTCAAGCTACCGTTTTATGGGAATCGCAGTGGACGCTGAGCTCGTTTGGCGTTTGGCGGTTAATCATGTCTTGTTGAGAGAGGATGTATAA
- a CDS encoding helix-turn-helix transcriptional regulator, translating into MISNTRKVMGSFLKSRRERLSPKDVNLPIPQGQRRTPGLRREEVALLAGVSVTYYTWLEQGRELTPSRSVIDSIARALQLSPDEEQHLIQLWDSHTSETPDQELAMSFSQMQKMIDQLEDPAHITNERTEILAWNKAAKEKLTDFSAIPIQERYFIELLMEDDVLRRRILNIEEFTSYSVAVFRTYYDKHRDDPWFDETVNHLIQSNTEFERLWKQYDVQGKKVNRLTLQMDDTNSLTTYDMHSLVNMPGNANVHICIYTPVSDQIVADG; encoded by the coding sequence ATGATTTCCAATACCAGAAAAGTAATGGGCTCATTCCTTAAATCACGAAGAGAACGTTTATCCCCTAAGGATGTAAACCTCCCTATACCACAGGGACAAAGACGAACACCTGGACTACGACGTGAGGAAGTAGCTCTCCTGGCTGGTGTGAGCGTGACCTACTATACTTGGCTTGAGCAAGGTCGAGAGCTGACACCATCAAGAAGTGTTATTGATAGCATCGCACGTGCATTACAGCTATCCCCAGACGAAGAGCAACATTTAATTCAGCTTTGGGACTCTCATACATCTGAAACACCTGACCAAGAGTTGGCTATGTCCTTTTCGCAGATGCAAAAGATGATCGACCAACTTGAAGATCCAGCGCATATCACAAATGAAAGAACGGAAATTCTCGCTTGGAACAAGGCGGCAAAAGAAAAGCTGACCGACTTTTCCGCCATCCCCATCCAAGAGCGTTACTTCATTGAGTTATTAATGGAAGACGATGTCTTGCGCCGTCGTATCCTAAACATTGAGGAATTCACAAGCTATTCAGTTGCGGTCTTCCGTACATATTATGACAAGCACCGTGATGATCCGTGGTTTGACGAAACAGTCAATCATTTAATCCAAAGCAATACTGAATTTGAACGATTATGGAAGCAATACGATGTCCAGGGTAAGAAAGTGAACAGACTGACTTTACAGATGGACGATACGAATTCCCTCACGACATATGACATGCATTCACTCGTCAACATGCCTGGAAACGCAAATGTTCACATCTGTATCTACACACCCGTTTCGGACCAAATAGTTGCTGACGGGTAA
- a CDS encoding 4a-hydroxytetrahydrobiopterin dehydratase, giving the protein MKKDELADTLAGMPGWTYEAGADRIEKTFSCQSFLTSIAFVKNVASIAEDVNHHPEILIQYDKVTLRLRTHDEDKVTDKDLSLATAAEKAANETDGV; this is encoded by the coding sequence ATGAAAAAGGACGAATTAGCAGACACGCTAGCGGGCATGCCAGGATGGACATATGAAGCAGGTGCTGATCGCATTGAAAAAACCTTTTCTTGTCAGAGTTTCCTAACGTCAATCGCTTTTGTAAAAAATGTCGCCTCGATTGCAGAAGATGTCAATCATCATCCGGAAATACTCATTCAGTACGACAAAGTAACCTTGCGCCTGAGAACACATGATGAGGACAAGGTGACCGACAAAGACCTCTCCCTCGCAACAGCTGCAGAAAAGGCTGCCAATGAGACAGACGGCGTTTAA
- a CDS encoding aldo/keto reductase — MMLAKRKLGNEGLEVSALGLGTMLMPDNEESVRTIHGALDLGVTMFDTADLYGDFLLGQFGGNEKLVGRAIKGRRDEAIIATKFGVTHSQGPKGDPAYIKKSVDASLYSLGIDYIDLYYQHRPDPNTPIEETIGTLADLVKQGKIRYIGLSEAPADLIRRAHTVHPITAVETEYSLWSREVEDEVIPVLNELGIGLVPYSPLGRGFLTGQIKTFEDLPLDDYRRHFPRFQGENFAKNLNVVSLIEDLAHQKGCTAAQLSLAWLLSRGEHIVPIPGTKHLDRLKENIGALDVTLSAGDLEEIERISPKGIAAGSRFGAI; from the coding sequence ATGATGCTTGCAAAACGAAAGCTTGGTAATGAAGGTCTTGAAGTTTCTGCCCTCGGTCTCGGAACGATGCTGATGCCTGATAACGAGGAGTCTGTTCGCACAATTCATGGAGCGTTGGATCTTGGAGTGACGATGTTTGATACAGCTGATCTTTATGGCGACTTTTTGCTTGGACAGTTTGGAGGCAATGAAAAACTTGTCGGTCGTGCCATAAAAGGTCGACGAGATGAGGCCATTATTGCCACAAAGTTTGGTGTAACGCATAGTCAAGGACCAAAAGGGGATCCAGCTTATATTAAAAAATCGGTAGACGCCAGCCTCTATAGTCTAGGCATTGATTATATCGACCTCTACTATCAACACCGGCCAGATCCGAACACCCCTATCGAGGAAACGATCGGTACATTAGCTGACCTCGTGAAGCAAGGTAAGATTCGGTATATTGGGTTGTCAGAAGCTCCTGCTGACCTCATTCGTCGCGCGCATACCGTCCACCCGATTACTGCGGTCGAAACTGAGTATTCGCTTTGGAGCAGGGAAGTTGAGGATGAAGTCATTCCTGTACTGAACGAGCTAGGGATTGGTTTAGTCCCTTATAGCCCTCTTGGTCGTGGCTTTCTAACCGGTCAAATCAAGACGTTTGAGGATCTACCTTTGGACGATTATCGCCGTCATTTTCCAAGGTTTCAAGGTGAAAATTTCGCTAAAAACCTCAACGTTGTTTCTTTGATTGAAGACTTGGCTCATCAAAAAGGGTGTACGGCAGCGCAACTAAGCTTGGCTTGGCTCCTTTCAAGAGGCGAGCACATTGTCCCTATTCCAGGAACCAAACACTTGGATCGTCTAAAAGAAAACATCGGTGCGTTGGACGTGACGTTATCGGCTGGTGATTTGGAAGAGATTGAACGGATCTCTCCTAAAGGCATTGCTGCGGGAAGTCGCTTTGGCGCCATCTAG